TTTTGCGGTCGGATGCTCAAATTTAACGGCGGGAAGGCGGGGCTCTATATCCTCATCGCCGTCCTGCTGCTGTTTTCATTATCCGTGGTCGTCGTACGCCAAAACCGGGAATCCCCGGAGGATACATTTAAGAAAAACAGCCAGTTACGGATCGAGGTTCTCAATGGATGCGGGATCGAACGGCTTGCCCTTAAGGTTACCGATATACTGCGTGAACAGGGTTTCAATGTCGTGAAGATCGGCAATACCAGCGGCGAAGCCCACCAGGAAACGGTCGTCATCGAGCGCAGCAGCGAGAACATGGAACACGCGAAGTACTTCAGCCGCCGTATTGGCTGCGCTAATACCGGCAAAGACGTGGACCCGGTGCTCTATATCGATATAACGCTGATCCTGGGTCAGGATTATCAAAAATTATTCCCCGATGTCGCCAAAAAGTTCTAAGAAAGCAGCACCCACACAGGCGCTGGACCTGGCGAAAAAGCTGGCGGCCCTGCTGGCCGACAAAAAGGGCAGCCGGATCGTCATCTTCGATCTCAGAACGATATCGCCGATAACGGATTATTTCGTGATCGTTGACGGCTTGTCCGTTGTTCATAACCGAACGCTTGCCGATCATTTGATCAGCTGCGAGAAACCGGACCATATCGAAGGTATGGATTCCGGATCATGGGTTCTGCTCGATTACATCGATGTTGTCGTCCACATCTTTTTGGCCGAGACGCGGGTGTTCTATGGGCTTGAAAGATTATGGGGCGATGCCCCGCATATTGCGATCGAAGATGATTAGGGACGAAATAAAAAAGGTCCTCGAACAGGTGGTGGCCGGCGAAGAGTTTTTCATCGATTACGTTCCCAAGGGTAAA
This bacterium DNA region includes the following protein-coding sequences:
- a CDS encoding LytR C-terminal domain-containing protein — protein: MNEITRHAKFCGRMLKFNGGKAGLYILIAVLLLFSLSVVVVRQNRESPEDTFKKNSQLRIEVLNGCGIERLALKVTDILREQGFNVVKIGNTSGEAHQETVVIERSSENMEHAKYFSRRIGCANTGKDVDPVLYIDITLILGQDYQKLFPDVAKKF
- the rsfS gene encoding ribosome silencing factor; amino-acid sequence: MSPKSSKKAAPTQALDLAKKLAALLADKKGSRIVIFDLRTISPITDYFVIVDGLSVVHNRTLADHLISCEKPDHIEGMDSGSWVLLDYIDVVVHIFLAETRVFYGLERLWGDAPHIAIEDD